From the genome of Triticum aestivum cultivar Chinese Spring chromosome 3B, IWGSC CS RefSeq v2.1, whole genome shotgun sequence, one region includes:
- the LOC123071480 gene encoding WD repeat-containing protein ATCSA-1 isoform X3, protein MVMDFKMPGKVYSAAMSPIATTHMLIATGSADVQVRLCDIASGAFTHTLSGHLDGIMSLEWSTSSEWILMSGGCDGAIRFWDIRRAGCFLVLDQLRSQLGRRPPILDGTTDNQHQKNLGRSSSSKSYSVQQRTGNHKKQSKALRKSLTMVRGHTQQKVHPGMSSSQNHKTAHYGAVTGLRTTTDGMHLLSSGSDSRLRLWDIDSGCNTLVNFEAMRLQTSKPLQLAVTDDPSLVFIPCMSSIKAYNTWSGTTFQTFRGHYDHVNCCYYNSQDQELYTGSNDRQILVWSPSTPALTEMEDDDKRQEGFAADEDNWSD, encoded by the exons ATGGTCATGGATTTTAAGATGCCCGGAAAAGTGTACAGTGCTGCAATGTCTCCGATTGCAACAACGCATATGCTCATCGCTACCGGAAGCGCAGACGTTCAGGTCCGTTTGTGTGATATTGCTTCCGGGGCCTTTACTCACACGTTGTCCGGTCATCTTG ATGGTATCATGTCTTTGGAGTGGTCTACCTCAAGCGAGTGGATCCTAATGAGTGGTGGCTGCGACGGGGCGATACGTTTTTGGGACATAAGACGAGCTGGATGCTTCCTTGTCCTTGATCAGTTACGGTCTCAGCTAGGAAGACGGCCTCCCATTCTTGATGGCACCACCGACAAC CAGCATCAGAAGAACTTAGGACGTTCATCTTCATCAAAGAGTTACTCGGTTCAGCAGAGGACAGGCAATCATAAGAAGCAGTCCAAAGCACTACGCAAAAGTCTAACCATGGTACGTGGACATACGCAACAGAAAGTGCATCCCGGTATGTCATCCAGTCAAAATCATAAAACAGCTCATTATGGTGCTGTTACAGGATTAAGAACAACAACAGATGGGATGCACCTTCTTAGCTCAG GATCTGATTCTCGTTTAAGACTCTGGGATATCGATTCAGGCTGCAATACTTTGGTCAATTTTGAAGCCATGCGATTGCAAACTAGCAAGCCACTACAACTAGCTGTCACTGATGATCCATCACTTGTGTTCATTCCATGCATGTCAAGCATCAAG GCATACAATACATGGTCTGGTACGACATTTCAAACATTCCGTGGGCATTATGACCATGTAAATTGCTGCTACTATAACTCACAAGACCAA GAACTCTATACTGGTAGCAATGATCGACAAATTCTTGTGTGGTCTCCATCGACTCCTGCTTTGACTGAAATG GAAGACGATGACAAGCGGCAAGAAGGTTTTGCAGCTGATGAGGATAACTGGAGTGACTGA
- the LOC123071475 gene encoding uncharacterized protein isoform X1: protein MAAPPETTAAPSPPEGEHKGNAGVEVCCFEQSAEDFSRAVRAISELAAGDPEPGFPDAEAERLASSITFLREWKHFNYEPKGVSFTYGTGSTSSRDDTHEITLPQFSSASVPQCKSMQVTHLEDGRDNNTYSSDFILFAGGNVWSLDWCPRLCDKPSSPANCEYLAVAAHPPGSSYHKIGMPLIGRGIIQVWCIVAPFEEAHTNQSMLAYSNSNCRGRPRKIPKENNSIESSSVPRKPIGRPRKIKLTTGDDRTERSSLKKPTDHAEPSLKKPRGRPRKYPLSVAKVVDSTKNSGSPGSSFVDPLATSGVIPGDLALSCGIPSVQSVESAPKKGRGRPRKIPIDKIKCSPDTEWTEDTSRALICCTKPKKKRGRPRKYPLPSSSKHVSGTDTEFERETGYAESNSNLSLVTVDAALPVPSPSLTICGKRSRGRKGRGRPKKETNCCALSSAVVSDVQSQSMETISNDPAHSVENHLPYGHSNLTSELCSISMLRCDGNVHTGPTLEDSLLPMHIAAKSNGEESSGSRRRGRPRRKTLSNTNSCLFASGTESSKAATTITNSDNPMALTKSDGEAIASDLASIGSLRCHIGKCNVNMSAASSDATSPTHGLCNANYKEKLSVQQTTPQPNDNVASVQNCKKELIVYTRRRVRGPTKKPASNKTYSPALSGDAQKTERFSTYIMPNNNLSSVENPNLLGSSISEDMANEAGLVGCKSALANHEVVEMNDSEAVNKVAPVPSENSAQIIVAEDTEVVPSKESSKNDIITCAENSNFSAIPKGIHLPRVVLCLAHNGKVAWDIKWKPPLPNQSEQKSHLGFLAVLLGNGSLEVWEVPSPSMIQKIYSSSSVKGTDPRFLKLQPVFRCAKVKCGNIQSIPLTVDWSPYPHDMILAGCHDGTVALWKFSTDLPSQDSKPFMCVTAESVPIRALSWAPYVSEENTNIFVTAGEDGLKFWDLRDPYRPLWELTTAPRAVLSLHWLKEARGIIISLEDGTLKFLSLPRIANDVPVTGRPFAGTKTQGVSTYQLSEYLIWNVHVSEITGYAAYCVADGTAVRFQLTSRFWEKEPGRNRVPYFLCGSLAEEGTTIKIGGTLQSSPLSNVPLIAKKGPKPCQKVPKAHNTQKEQVLTLTNSEHVDPELREGRLDGPGEGQETNALALADSLMLENGGTCNVPVDEDTKDFELFPPKAVALHQLRWNMNKGSEKWLCYGGAAGIIRCQRI from the exons AGAATGGAAGCATTTTAATTATGAGCCAAAAGGTGTAAGTTTTACTTACGGCACTGGATCAACTTCATCCAGAGATGACACACATGAGATTACCTTACCACAGTTCTCGTCTGCATCTGTTCCTCAG TGCAAATCAATGCAGGTCACACATTTGGAAGATGGGAGGGATAATAATACATACAG CTCTGATTTCATTTTATTCGCTGGGGGGAATGTTTGGTCGTTGGACTGGTGCCCGAGGTTGTGCGACAAGCCTTCTTCTCCCGCAAATTGCGAG TATCTTGCTGTTGCTGCTCATCCTCCTGGTTCTTCCTACCATAAAATTGGTATGCCACTGATTGGCAGAGGCATCATTCAAGTTTGGTGTATTGTAGCACCCTTTGAAGAGGCACATACTAATCAGTCAATGCTTGCATACAGTAATAGCAATTGTAGAGGAAGGCCTAGAAAAATACCAAAAGAGAACAATTCAATTGAGAGTTCATCAGTTCCTCGAAAACCAATAGGGAGACCGAGAAAGATAAAACTGACGACTGGGGATGATCGCACGGAACGTAGTAGTCTGAAAAAACCAACGGATCATGCAGAACCTAGTCTGAAAAAACCAAGGGGCAGACCAAGAAAATATCCACTGTCAGTTGCCAAAGTGGTAGATTCAACAAAAAATAGCGGAAGTCCAGGCTCTAGTTTTGTTGACCCTCTTGCCACTTCAGGAGTTATTCCAGGCGATCTTGCATTATCTTGTGGTATACCATCTGTGCAGTCTGTGGAATCAGCTCCAAAAAAAGGCAGGGGTAGACCTAGGAAAATCCCAATTGACAAAATAAAGTGTTCGCCTGACACTGAATGGACAGAAGATACCTCTAGAGCTCTAATATGCTGCACGAAACCAAAGAAAAAGAGGGGGAGGCCCCGGAAATATCCACTCCCAAGCAGCAGCAAGCATGTTTCTGGCACTGATACTGAATTTGAAAGAGAAACTGGATACGCAGAGTCTAATTCTAATTTAAGTCTTGTTACAGTTGATGCAGCATTACCAGTTCCATCTCCATCTCTTACAATTTGTGGGAAAAGATCAAGAGGTCGGAAGGGTAGAGGACGACCTAAAAAGGAAACAAATTGTTGTGCACTTTCTTCGGCAGTGGTTTCTGATGTCCAATCGCAGAGTATGGAGACCATTTCAAATGATCCAGCACACTCTGTTGAGAATCATTTGCCATATGGACACTCTAACTTGACAAGTGAGCTTTGTTCGATTAGCATGCTAAGATGTGATGGCAATGTGCACACAGGCCCCACTTTAGAAGATTCCTTGCTGCCTATGCATATTGCAGCTAAATCAAATGGCGAGGAGTCAAGTGGTAGTAGGAGACGAGGACGGCCTAGAAGGAAGACACTTTCAAATACAAACAGTTGTTTATTTGCTTCTGGTACCGAGTCCTCAAAGGCGGCTACTACAATTACCAATTCGGACAATCCCATGGCTTTGACCAAGAGTGACGGTGAAGCTATAGCAAGCGATCTTGCTTCAATTGGTTCGTTGAGGTGTCATATAGGAAAGTGCAATGTCAATATGAGTGCTGCATCATCTGATGCCACATCACCAACACATGGCTTGTGTAATGCAAATTACAAGGAAAAATTAAGTGTCCAGCAGACAACTCCCCAGCCAAATGATAATGTGGCCTCAGTCCAAAATTGCAAGAAAGAATTAATTGTCTACACCAGAAGGCGTGTACGAGGACCTACAAAGAAACCTGCTTCAAATAAGACCTACTCACCGGCTCTTAGTGGTGATGCTCAGAAGACGGAGAGATTCTCCACGTATATCATGCCAAATAATAATTTGTCTTCTGTTGAGAATCCCAATCTACTGGGTTCATCTATAAGTGAAGACATGGCTAACGAGGCTGGTTTGGTTGGATGTAAGAGTGCACTTGCTAACCATGAAGTTGTGGAAATGAATGATAGTGAAGCTGTAAACAAAGTTGCGCCTGTTCCTTCTGAAAACAGTGCCCAGATCATTGTTGCGGAAGATACAGAAGTAGTTCCATCCAAAGAATCAAGTAAAAATGATATTATTACTTGTGCAGAAAACTCAAACTTTTCTGCAATCCCCAAAGGCATTCATCTACCAAGGGTCGTCTTGTGTTTAGCTCATAACGGCAAAGTTGCTTGGGACATCAAATGGAAGCCTCCTTTACCAAATCAGTCAGAACAAAAATCACATTTGGGTTTTCTTGCAGTACTATTGGGAAATGGCTCACTTGAAGT ATGGGAAGTTCCATCTCCAAGCATGATCCAGAAAATATATTCCTCTTCTTCAGTGAAGGGCACCGATCCTCGCTTTCTAAAGCTGCAACCTGTATTTAGATGTGCTAAAGTTAAGTGCGGAAACATACAGAG CATTCCCTTGACAGTTGATTGGTCGCCTTATCCTCATGATATGATACTAGCAGGATGTCACGATGGAACG GTTGCTTTATGGAAGTTCTCTACAGACTTGCCATCACAAG ATTCAAAACCTTTTATGTGTGTCACTGCTGAATCTGTTCCCATCAGAGCCCTCTCGTGGGCACCATATGTAAG TGAGGAAAACACAAATATCTTCGTCACTGCTGGAGAGGATGGCCTAAAATTCTGGGATTTAAG AGATCCATACCGTCCTCTGTGGGAACTAACCACTGCCCCAAGGGCTGTTTTAAGTCTTCATTGGTTAAAGGAGGCTAG AGGTATTATCATCTCACTGGAAGATGGCACATTGAAGTTCCTCAGCCTACCTAGAATTGCCAATGATGTTCCAGTCACCGGAAGGCCATTTGCTGGGACTAAAACTCAGGGCGTTTCTACTTATCAGTTGTCAGAATATTTGATATGGAATGTCCATGTCTCAGAAATTACCG GTTATGCGGCTTATTGTGTGGCAGATGGTACTGCTGTGCGCTTCCAG CTTACTTCGAGATTCTGGGAGAAGGAACCTGGGAGGAACCGTGTGCCCTATTTCCTTTGTGGTTCGCTAGCAGAGGAGGGAACAACCATTAAGATTGGTGGAACATTGCAAAGCTCTCCTTTGTCAAATGTTCCTCTGATTGCAAAGAAGGGTCCAAAACCATGCCAAAAAGTACCTAAAGCCCACAATACACAAAAAGAGCAAGTACTAACACTCACCAACTCAG AACATGTAGATCCAGAACTTAGAGAGGGTCGACTAGATGGACCTGGGGAGGGCCAAGAGACTAATGCTCTGGCTTTAGCCGATTCTCTTATGCTAGAGAATGGTGGCACATGCAACGTCCCAGTTGATGAAGACACTAAAGACTTTGAGCTCTTCCCTCCCAAAGCTGTAGCGCTGCATCAACTGAGGTGGAATATGAACAAAGGCAGCGAGAAATGGTTATGCTATGGAGGCGCTGCAGGCATCATTCGTTGTCAGAGGATCTAA
- the LOC123071475 gene encoding uncharacterized protein isoform X2, which produces MAAPPETTAAPSPPEGEHKGNAGVEVCCFEQSAEDFSRAVRAISELAAGDPEPGFPDAEAERLASSITFLREWKHFNYEPKGVSFTYGTGSTSSRDDTHEITLPQFSSASVPQVTHLEDGRDNNTYSSDFILFAGGNVWSLDWCPRLCDKPSSPANCEYLAVAAHPPGSSYHKIGMPLIGRGIIQVWCIVAPFEEAHTNQSMLAYSNSNCRGRPRKIPKENNSIESSSVPRKPIGRPRKIKLTTGDDRTERSSLKKPTDHAEPSLKKPRGRPRKYPLSVAKVVDSTKNSGSPGSSFVDPLATSGVIPGDLALSCGIPSVQSVESAPKKGRGRPRKIPIDKIKCSPDTEWTEDTSRALICCTKPKKKRGRPRKYPLPSSSKHVSGTDTEFERETGYAESNSNLSLVTVDAALPVPSPSLTICGKRSRGRKGRGRPKKETNCCALSSAVVSDVQSQSMETISNDPAHSVENHLPYGHSNLTSELCSISMLRCDGNVHTGPTLEDSLLPMHIAAKSNGEESSGSRRRGRPRRKTLSNTNSCLFASGTESSKAATTITNSDNPMALTKSDGEAIASDLASIGSLRCHIGKCNVNMSAASSDATSPTHGLCNANYKEKLSVQQTTPQPNDNVASVQNCKKELIVYTRRRVRGPTKKPASNKTYSPALSGDAQKTERFSTYIMPNNNLSSVENPNLLGSSISEDMANEAGLVGCKSALANHEVVEMNDSEAVNKVAPVPSENSAQIIVAEDTEVVPSKESSKNDIITCAENSNFSAIPKGIHLPRVVLCLAHNGKVAWDIKWKPPLPNQSEQKSHLGFLAVLLGNGSLEVWEVPSPSMIQKIYSSSSVKGTDPRFLKLQPVFRCAKVKCGNIQSIPLTVDWSPYPHDMILAGCHDGTVALWKFSTDLPSQDSKPFMCVTAESVPIRALSWAPYVSEENTNIFVTAGEDGLKFWDLRDPYRPLWELTTAPRAVLSLHWLKEARGIIISLEDGTLKFLSLPRIANDVPVTGRPFAGTKTQGVSTYQLSEYLIWNVHVSEITGYAAYCVADGTAVRFQLTSRFWEKEPGRNRVPYFLCGSLAEEGTTIKIGGTLQSSPLSNVPLIAKKGPKPCQKVPKAHNTQKEQVLTLTNSEHVDPELREGRLDGPGEGQETNALALADSLMLENGGTCNVPVDEDTKDFELFPPKAVALHQLRWNMNKGSEKWLCYGGAAGIIRCQRI; this is translated from the exons AGAATGGAAGCATTTTAATTATGAGCCAAAAGGTGTAAGTTTTACTTACGGCACTGGATCAACTTCATCCAGAGATGACACACATGAGATTACCTTACCACAGTTCTCGTCTGCATCTGTTCCTCAG GTCACACATTTGGAAGATGGGAGGGATAATAATACATACAG CTCTGATTTCATTTTATTCGCTGGGGGGAATGTTTGGTCGTTGGACTGGTGCCCGAGGTTGTGCGACAAGCCTTCTTCTCCCGCAAATTGCGAG TATCTTGCTGTTGCTGCTCATCCTCCTGGTTCTTCCTACCATAAAATTGGTATGCCACTGATTGGCAGAGGCATCATTCAAGTTTGGTGTATTGTAGCACCCTTTGAAGAGGCACATACTAATCAGTCAATGCTTGCATACAGTAATAGCAATTGTAGAGGAAGGCCTAGAAAAATACCAAAAGAGAACAATTCAATTGAGAGTTCATCAGTTCCTCGAAAACCAATAGGGAGACCGAGAAAGATAAAACTGACGACTGGGGATGATCGCACGGAACGTAGTAGTCTGAAAAAACCAACGGATCATGCAGAACCTAGTCTGAAAAAACCAAGGGGCAGACCAAGAAAATATCCACTGTCAGTTGCCAAAGTGGTAGATTCAACAAAAAATAGCGGAAGTCCAGGCTCTAGTTTTGTTGACCCTCTTGCCACTTCAGGAGTTATTCCAGGCGATCTTGCATTATCTTGTGGTATACCATCTGTGCAGTCTGTGGAATCAGCTCCAAAAAAAGGCAGGGGTAGACCTAGGAAAATCCCAATTGACAAAATAAAGTGTTCGCCTGACACTGAATGGACAGAAGATACCTCTAGAGCTCTAATATGCTGCACGAAACCAAAGAAAAAGAGGGGGAGGCCCCGGAAATATCCACTCCCAAGCAGCAGCAAGCATGTTTCTGGCACTGATACTGAATTTGAAAGAGAAACTGGATACGCAGAGTCTAATTCTAATTTAAGTCTTGTTACAGTTGATGCAGCATTACCAGTTCCATCTCCATCTCTTACAATTTGTGGGAAAAGATCAAGAGGTCGGAAGGGTAGAGGACGACCTAAAAAGGAAACAAATTGTTGTGCACTTTCTTCGGCAGTGGTTTCTGATGTCCAATCGCAGAGTATGGAGACCATTTCAAATGATCCAGCACACTCTGTTGAGAATCATTTGCCATATGGACACTCTAACTTGACAAGTGAGCTTTGTTCGATTAGCATGCTAAGATGTGATGGCAATGTGCACACAGGCCCCACTTTAGAAGATTCCTTGCTGCCTATGCATATTGCAGCTAAATCAAATGGCGAGGAGTCAAGTGGTAGTAGGAGACGAGGACGGCCTAGAAGGAAGACACTTTCAAATACAAACAGTTGTTTATTTGCTTCTGGTACCGAGTCCTCAAAGGCGGCTACTACAATTACCAATTCGGACAATCCCATGGCTTTGACCAAGAGTGACGGTGAAGCTATAGCAAGCGATCTTGCTTCAATTGGTTCGTTGAGGTGTCATATAGGAAAGTGCAATGTCAATATGAGTGCTGCATCATCTGATGCCACATCACCAACACATGGCTTGTGTAATGCAAATTACAAGGAAAAATTAAGTGTCCAGCAGACAACTCCCCAGCCAAATGATAATGTGGCCTCAGTCCAAAATTGCAAGAAAGAATTAATTGTCTACACCAGAAGGCGTGTACGAGGACCTACAAAGAAACCTGCTTCAAATAAGACCTACTCACCGGCTCTTAGTGGTGATGCTCAGAAGACGGAGAGATTCTCCACGTATATCATGCCAAATAATAATTTGTCTTCTGTTGAGAATCCCAATCTACTGGGTTCATCTATAAGTGAAGACATGGCTAACGAGGCTGGTTTGGTTGGATGTAAGAGTGCACTTGCTAACCATGAAGTTGTGGAAATGAATGATAGTGAAGCTGTAAACAAAGTTGCGCCTGTTCCTTCTGAAAACAGTGCCCAGATCATTGTTGCGGAAGATACAGAAGTAGTTCCATCCAAAGAATCAAGTAAAAATGATATTATTACTTGTGCAGAAAACTCAAACTTTTCTGCAATCCCCAAAGGCATTCATCTACCAAGGGTCGTCTTGTGTTTAGCTCATAACGGCAAAGTTGCTTGGGACATCAAATGGAAGCCTCCTTTACCAAATCAGTCAGAACAAAAATCACATTTGGGTTTTCTTGCAGTACTATTGGGAAATGGCTCACTTGAAGT ATGGGAAGTTCCATCTCCAAGCATGATCCAGAAAATATATTCCTCTTCTTCAGTGAAGGGCACCGATCCTCGCTTTCTAAAGCTGCAACCTGTATTTAGATGTGCTAAAGTTAAGTGCGGAAACATACAGAG CATTCCCTTGACAGTTGATTGGTCGCCTTATCCTCATGATATGATACTAGCAGGATGTCACGATGGAACG GTTGCTTTATGGAAGTTCTCTACAGACTTGCCATCACAAG ATTCAAAACCTTTTATGTGTGTCACTGCTGAATCTGTTCCCATCAGAGCCCTCTCGTGGGCACCATATGTAAG TGAGGAAAACACAAATATCTTCGTCACTGCTGGAGAGGATGGCCTAAAATTCTGGGATTTAAG AGATCCATACCGTCCTCTGTGGGAACTAACCACTGCCCCAAGGGCTGTTTTAAGTCTTCATTGGTTAAAGGAGGCTAG AGGTATTATCATCTCACTGGAAGATGGCACATTGAAGTTCCTCAGCCTACCTAGAATTGCCAATGATGTTCCAGTCACCGGAAGGCCATTTGCTGGGACTAAAACTCAGGGCGTTTCTACTTATCAGTTGTCAGAATATTTGATATGGAATGTCCATGTCTCAGAAATTACCG GTTATGCGGCTTATTGTGTGGCAGATGGTACTGCTGTGCGCTTCCAG CTTACTTCGAGATTCTGGGAGAAGGAACCTGGGAGGAACCGTGTGCCCTATTTCCTTTGTGGTTCGCTAGCAGAGGAGGGAACAACCATTAAGATTGGTGGAACATTGCAAAGCTCTCCTTTGTCAAATGTTCCTCTGATTGCAAAGAAGGGTCCAAAACCATGCCAAAAAGTACCTAAAGCCCACAATACACAAAAAGAGCAAGTACTAACACTCACCAACTCAG AACATGTAGATCCAGAACTTAGAGAGGGTCGACTAGATGGACCTGGGGAGGGCCAAGAGACTAATGCTCTGGCTTTAGCCGATTCTCTTATGCTAGAGAATGGTGGCACATGCAACGTCCCAGTTGATGAAGACACTAAAGACTTTGAGCTCTTCCCTCCCAAAGCTGTAGCGCTGCATCAACTGAGGTGGAATATGAACAAAGGCAGCGAGAAATGGTTATGCTATGGAGGCGCTGCAGGCATCATTCGTTGTCAGAGGATCTAA